The Sphingosinithalassobacter sp. CS137 genome includes a region encoding these proteins:
- a CDS encoding Ig-like domain-containing protein codes for MAAAPLLCLAAMPTVASAQSSACSAIQSGILDFTATATYGGSTTWSGGRFSFATGTGTAIRNSAWSNTSQFSDTIYAPDATASYSFAAGETVTVTFNVTSYSSANSNTINLRLETGSGSSSFAPVVQNISGDGTYTLTYTFASDTAMVGVTTRETNNGPAATILVDASCSGGAPTVSSVSPDSGPASGNALVTVNGSNLTGATSVTFGGTPGTGITVAGDGNSLSVTTPAHAAGAVAVAVTTPGGSDSLANGYTYLAAPTATSISPTSGPASGGTIATITGTGFVAGATSVTIGGTTLPAGSVTVAGATSLSFTTPAQSAGNVAVTVTTGGGTSGAVPGGFTYIPAPTVTGLSPAFGSTAGGNTVTITGTDLSGATGVQFGGTAASGVTVVSATQITATVPGPASAGTVNVTVTTPGGTSGTGAASQYEYRAPPAVAVSSPADGGTASSTSPTYSGTVASGSTVEVHVDGASIGAATVAGSSWSLAQPTPLAPGSHTVYAVATLNGVPNTSPTSSFTVKQDQTIAFNSAAPTTAQYNTGNYTVTATATSGLPVTLTIDPAATSYCSIAGNVVTYTGVGTCVINANQSGDASYYAAPQAQQSFAIAPASQTITFGAAPASPTVGGSYAPSATATSGLPVTFSIDAGSTSGACSIAGATVSFTGAGTCIVNGNQSGNTNYAAAPQAQQSFTIAATAPGAPTIGTATAGDGQATVSFAAPASNGGAAITGYTVTASPGGATASGSGSPITVTGLTNGQAYTFTVTATNAQGTGPASAASNAVTPQPAPPIAGAYSTTAPYNPGSAAPQSFSLSAQVTGGSPTGYAVGSATTSGGGSVSIDSSGQVSYTPPAGYRGNDSFTYTASNGGGTSAPATVTVLVGDPTLTIGLAGSGTVDTALTGVTVTASGGTAPYSCALAGGTLPGLTLNSNCTITGTPSTAGNHAFTVTVTDSSAGPAGAFSQLSNTLTLSIAARASSVSLTSAPNPSTFGQTVTATATITGTSPSGSVTFSIGGSPIAGCASVAVAGGSASCSYTPATAGTFAVDAAYSGDANNAPSSGSANQSVTQASQTVSFTSTPPAPAVFGGTYTPSATATSGLAVSFAIDATSGAVCTIAGGTVSFTGAGTCTINANQPGNVNYSAAPQAQQTVTVTQANQTIGFTSTPPSPASFGGTYTPTATATSGLAVSFTIDPAAGAVCAIAGGTVSFTGVGTCTINANQAGNANFSAAPQVQQTITVAQASQTIGFTSTPPSPANFGGTYTPAATATSGLAVTFTIDPAASGVCSIAGGTVTFTGAGTCTINANQAGNANYGAAPQAQQSFAVGQTSQTIAFTSTPPSPAAFGGTYTPSATATSGLAVTFTIDPATGGVCTIAGGTVTFTGAGACTINANQAGNANYSAAPQVQQTVTVAQASQTISFTSTPPSPALFGGTYAPSATATSGLAVSFTIDPAASGVCTIAGGTVSFTGAGTCTINANQPGNANYGAAPQAQQSFAVGEASQTIAFTSAPPSAAVFGGTYAPTATATSGLAVTFTIDPAASGVCSIAGGTVSFTGTGTCTVNADQAGNSNYTAAPRVQQSFAVGQASQAVSFTSTPPSSATPGSTYVPAATATSGLAVVFTIDPASSAVCTISGGTVRFTDAGTCTVNADQPGNANYGAAPRVQQAITVGYPAPVVAGASATVPYNSSGTAIDLSASISGVHSSIAVASAPAHGTASVSGNVVTYTPTAGYYGADSFTYTASGPGGTSAPATVSVTVATPAAPSVVDASANVPYNSTGTAIDLSASISGVHSSIAVASAPAHGTASVSGNVVTYTPTAGYYGADSFTYTASGPGGTSTPATVTLTVAVPAPPTVADRSDVAVEYNSAGTAIDLAGSISGVYTSVAIASAPAHGTATITGTVVTYVPTAGHWGADSFAYTASGPGGTSTAATVGLTVAAPPPPVAQPGSETVTGNTPVDPNGSVQIDLSALVSGQYDTIRIDTPPAHGTVTLQSTGAGSAGSGTRALAVATVIATYTPAVGYVGTDSFTFVAVGPGGTSSPAAVTVEVVGAAPVASPHSAATGDGQTVSVDLTAGAANGPFTAANIVAVTPAAAATATIVTTGSGSTQGYRLDVTAANRFGGTISVQYTLSNAYGTSAPATVTVTVSARPDPTTDPNVRGISDAQAEATRRFARSQVSNFMRRTEQLHNGGGSGGSAMGVTLNSRDGGAFPQAMPGTDDSALAITQRMRMSEEDPAIGAYLNSPAGRYDRGGMLNRPDSLLGTSSVGVAPAESNGQAGEEPGYGADAGPGDGRRQPGSVAVWSGGAIDIGTQDATRDRSKITATTTGLSGGADIMLAEGAVLGIGGGYGNDVSWIGGSAARVRSQSSLFAAYASLTPFEGAFVDGMAGVGDLSFSTRRTVEETRGVALGSRDGAFTVAALALGIDRGGGSIRWSIYGRGEIMNADLDAYVESGAGRYDLRFDARSLDSLTGTLGARIEAEQRFGDLSVQPRLRFEWSHEFQDADPQWLDYADIPGAAFYSLATRNWTRDQYQLTVGSRFLLLSGWGLDFETGARFGSGMTAGTLRMLLSKRF; via the coding sequence CGGCGATGCCGACGGTCGCGTCGGCGCAGAGTTCTGCCTGCAGCGCCATTCAGAGCGGCATTCTCGATTTCACCGCCACCGCTACCTATGGCGGTTCCACGACCTGGTCGGGCGGACGTTTTTCATTTGCAACGGGAACCGGAACGGCGATCCGGAACTCTGCGTGGAGCAACACGTCGCAGTTCAGCGACACCATCTATGCGCCCGACGCGACGGCTTCGTACAGCTTCGCGGCGGGCGAGACCGTGACGGTCACGTTCAACGTCACCAGCTATTCCTCAGCGAACAGCAACACGATCAACCTTCGCCTCGAGACAGGTAGCGGCAGCAGCTCCTTTGCTCCAGTCGTTCAGAATATCTCGGGTGACGGCACGTACACGCTCACCTACACCTTCGCGAGCGACACGGCGATGGTCGGCGTCACGACTCGCGAGACGAACAACGGGCCGGCGGCGACGATCTTGGTCGATGCATCCTGCTCCGGCGGAGCGCCGACCGTCTCCTCCGTCTCACCGGATTCCGGTCCGGCCAGTGGGAACGCGCTGGTTACGGTGAACGGCTCGAATCTCACCGGCGCCACTTCCGTGACCTTCGGCGGCACACCGGGGACGGGCATTACCGTCGCCGGCGACGGCAATTCGCTCAGCGTGACCACCCCTGCGCATGCCGCGGGTGCAGTCGCGGTGGCGGTGACCACCCCGGGCGGAAGCGATTCGCTGGCGAACGGCTACACCTATCTCGCCGCGCCGACAGCGACCTCGATATCCCCGACGAGTGGCCCGGCCTCCGGCGGCACCATCGCTACGATCACCGGCACCGGGTTCGTCGCGGGCGCGACCAGCGTGACGATCGGGGGAACGACGCTTCCCGCCGGCAGCGTCACCGTCGCCGGTGCGACATCGCTGAGCTTTACGACTCCCGCTCAATCGGCCGGCAATGTGGCCGTCACCGTGACCACCGGCGGCGGCACCAGCGGCGCCGTGCCGGGCGGATTCACCTATATTCCGGCGCCGACCGTCACGGGTCTTAGCCCGGCCTTCGGTTCGACGGCGGGCGGGAACACGGTCACCATCACCGGCACCGATCTCAGCGGCGCAACCGGCGTGCAGTTCGGCGGAACCGCCGCGAGCGGCGTCACCGTTGTTTCCGCCACGCAGATCACGGCCACCGTGCCGGGACCGGCCAGCGCGGGCACGGTCAACGTCACGGTCACCACGCCGGGCGGGACCAGCGGCACCGGCGCGGCGTCGCAGTATGAATATCGCGCACCGCCTGCTGTCGCGGTGAGTTCGCCGGCCGATGGCGGCACTGCATCGAGCACCAGCCCGACCTATTCGGGGACGGTCGCCAGCGGATCGACCGTCGAAGTCCATGTCGATGGCGCCAGCATCGGTGCCGCCACGGTCGCCGGGTCGAGCTGGAGCCTGGCGCAGCCGACGCCGCTCGCGCCGGGTTCGCATACCGTCTACGCGGTGGCGACGCTCAACGGAGTGCCCAACACTTCGCCGACCAGCAGCTTCACGGTGAAGCAGGACCAGACGATCGCGTTCAATTCGGCCGCGCCGACGACTGCCCAGTACAACACCGGCAACTATACGGTCACTGCGACGGCGACGTCCGGCCTGCCGGTGACGCTGACGATCGATCCCGCCGCGACGAGCTATTGCTCGATCGCAGGCAATGTCGTCACCTACACCGGCGTCGGCACTTGCGTGATCAATGCCAATCAGTCTGGAGACGCCTCCTATTATGCCGCGCCACAGGCCCAGCAGAGCTTCGCGATCGCGCCGGCGTCTCAGACGATCACCTTCGGAGCGGCGCCAGCAAGTCCGACCGTAGGCGGCAGCTATGCGCCGAGCGCGACCGCCACTTCCGGCCTGCCGGTGACATTCTCGATCGACGCCGGCTCGACGAGTGGCGCCTGCTCGATCGCGGGAGCGACGGTGAGCTTCACCGGTGCGGGCACCTGCATCGTCAATGGCAATCAGTCGGGCAACACCAACTATGCGGCCGCGCCGCAGGCCCAGCAGTCGTTCACGATCGCCGCGACGGCTCCCGGCGCGCCGACGATCGGGACTGCGACGGCGGGCGACGGCCAGGCGACAGTGAGCTTCGCCGCCCCGGCCTCGAACGGCGGCGCGGCGATTACCGGCTACACCGTGACAGCCTCTCCGGGGGGCGCGACCGCCAGCGGCAGCGGTTCGCCGATCACCGTGACCGGGCTGACCAACGGCCAAGCCTATACCTTCACCGTCACCGCGACCAATGCGCAGGGCACCGGTCCGGCGTCGGCCGCGTCGAATGCAGTCACGCCGCAGCCTGCTCCGCCGATCGCCGGCGCCTACAGCACCACTGCGCCCTATAATCCGGGGTCGGCGGCCCCGCAGTCGTTCAGCCTGTCCGCGCAAGTGACCGGCGGCTCGCCGACCGGCTATGCGGTCGGCTCCGCGACAACGTCCGGCGGCGGCTCGGTGAGCATCGATAGCAGCGGTCAGGTGAGCTACACGCCGCCGGCCGGCTACCGCGGCAACGACAGCTTCACCTACACCGCCAGCAATGGCGGAGGCACCTCCGCCCCGGCAACGGTGACTGTCCTCGTCGGGGATCCGACGCTCACGATCGGGCTGGCCGGAAGCGGCACGGTGGACACGGCGCTCACCGGCGTGACGGTGACCGCCAGCGGCGGTACTGCGCCCTATAGCTGTGCGCTCGCGGGCGGTACGCTTCCCGGCCTGACACTGAATTCGAACTGCACCATCACTGGAACGCCGAGCACAGCCGGAAATCATGCATTCACCGTGACGGTGACCGACAGCAGCGCCGGCCCCGCAGGCGCGTTCAGCCAGCTCAGCAACACGCTGACTCTCAGCATCGCTGCCCGTGCGAGCTCGGTGAGCCTGACAAGTGCTCCGAACCCCTCGACCTTCGGCCAGACCGTCACCGCGACGGCCACTATCACGGGCACTTCGCCCAGCGGCAGCGTGACGTTCAGCATCGGCGGCTCGCCGATCGCGGGGTGCGCGAGCGTTGCAGTGGCAGGCGGCTCTGCAAGCTGCAGCTACACACCGGCAACGGCCGGAACCTTCGCAGTCGATGCCGCCTATTCGGGAGACGCGAACAACGCGCCGAGCAGCGGTTCCGCGAATCAGTCGGTCACTCAGGCAAGCCAGACGGTCTCGTTCACGTCGACGCCGCCCGCGCCGGCCGTCTTCGGCGGCACCTATACGCCGAGCGCGACTGCCACGTCAGGTCTGGCGGTGAGCTTTGCCATCGATGCCACGTCCGGCGCAGTTTGCACGATCGCGGGAGGCACGGTGAGCTTCACCGGCGCCGGCACGTGCACGATCAACGCCAATCAGCCTGGCAACGTGAATTACAGCGCCGCGCCGCAGGCACAGCAGACCGTCACCGTGACTCAGGCGAACCAGACGATCGGCTTCACCTCGACGCCTCCTTCGCCCGCGAGCTTCGGCGGGACCTATACGCCAACTGCGACGGCGACTTCGGGCCTGGCGGTGAGCTTCACCATCGATCCCGCCGCCGGCGCGGTCTGCGCCATCGCAGGCGGTACGGTGAGCTTCACTGGCGTCGGCACGTGCACCATCAACGCCAATCAGGCGGGGAACGCGAATTTCAGCGCCGCGCCGCAAGTGCAGCAGACCATCACGGTAGCTCAGGCGAGCCAGACGATCGGCTTCACTTCGACGCCTCCGTCTCCGGCGAACTTCGGCGGCACCTATACGCCGGCCGCGACGGCCACCTCAGGACTCGCAGTGACCTTCACGATCGATCCGGCCGCGAGCGGCGTATGTTCGATCGCGGGCGGCACTGTGACCTTCACGGGCGCAGGCACTTGCACGATCAACGCCAATCAGGCGGGTAATGCGAACTATGGCGCTGCGCCGCAGGCCCAGCAGAGCTTCGCCGTCGGCCAAACGAGCCAGACCATCGCCTTCACTTCGACGCCTCCTTCGCCGGCGGCATTCGGCGGCACCTACACGCCGAGCGCGACGGCGACCTCGGGCCTCGCAGTGACCTTCACGATCGATCCTGCCACGGGCGGCGTGTGCACGATCGCCGGCGGCACTGTGACCTTCACCGGCGCAGGCGCCTGCACGATCAACGCGAACCAGGCGGGCAACGCGAATTACAGTGCCGCGCCGCAGGTACAGCAGACCGTCACGGTGGCCCAGGCCAGCCAGACGATCAGCTTCACCTCGACACCTCCGTCGCCTGCGCTCTTCGGCGGCACCTATGCACCGAGCGCGACGGCCACTTCGGGCCTGGCGGTGAGCTTCACGATCGATCCGGCCGCGAGCGGCGTGTGCACCATTGCCGGTGGAACGGTGAGTTTCACGGGCGCGGGCACTTGCACGATCAACGCCAACCAGCCTGGCAATGCGAATTATGGCGCGGCGCCGCAGGCACAGCAGAGCTTTGCGGTAGGCGAGGCGAGCCAGACCATCGCCTTCACCTCGGCGCCTCCGTCGGCGGCGGTATTCGGCGGAACCTATGCGCCGACCGCGACCGCGACCTCCGGGCTTGCCGTGACTTTCACGATCGACCCGGCCGCGAGCGGCGTATGCTCGATCGCAGGCGGGACGGTGAGCTTCACCGGAACCGGCACGTGCACGGTCAACGCGGATCAGGCCGGCAACTCGAACTATACCGCGGCGCCGCGGGTCCAGCAGAGCTTCGCGGTCGGGCAAGCAAGTCAGGCCGTCAGCTTCACATCGACGCCCCCTTCCTCTGCCACGCCGGGCAGCACCTATGTGCCCGCCGCAACTGCGACTTCGGGGCTGGCCGTGGTCTTCACGATCGATCCCGCTTCGAGCGCGGTCTGCACCATCTCCGGCGGGACGGTGCGCTTCACAGATGCCGGCACCTGCACGGTGAATGCCGATCAGCCCGGCAACGCCAACTATGGCGCCGCACCGCGGGTGCAGCAGGCCATCACCGTCGGCTATCCGGCGCCCGTAGTCGCGGGGGCGAGCGCGACGGTGCCCTACAACAGCTCGGGTACGGCGATCGACCTGTCGGCTTCGATCAGCGGCGTCCACAGCAGCATCGCAGTGGCGAGCGCGCCTGCGCACGGGACGGCGAGCGTGTCGGGCAATGTCGTCACCTATACGCCCACCGCGGGCTATTATGGGGCCGACAGCTTCACCTATACCGCGAGCGGCCCGGGCGGCACCTCGGCTCCGGCGACGGTGAGCGTCACCGTGGCGACGCCGGCTGCACCGAGCGTCGTCGATGCGAGCGCCAACGTGCCCTACAACAGCACGGGTACGGCGATCGACCTGTCGGCTTCGATCAGCGGCGTCCACAGCAGCATCGCGGTGGCGAGCGCGCCTGCGCACGGGACGGCGAGCGTGTCGGGCAATGTCGTCACCTATACGCCCACCGCGGGCTATTATGGGGCCGACAGCTTCACCTATACCGCGAGCGGCCCGGGCGGCACTTCGACTCCCGCGACGGTGACGCTGACCGTTGCCGTGCCTGCGCCGCCAACCGTCGCGGATCGCAGCGACGTGGCAGTCGAATACAATAGCGCGGGTACCGCGATCGACCTCGCGGGTTCGATTTCGGGTGTCTACACCAGCGTCGCCATTGCATCCGCGCCGGCGCACGGAACGGCGACGATCACGGGTACTGTGGTCACCTATGTGCCCACGGCGGGTCACTGGGGTGCGGACAGCTTCGCCTATACCGCCAGCGGCCCCGGCGGGACCTCGACAGCGGCTACGGTCGGACTGACGGTGGCAGCGCCGCCCCCGCCGGTGGCACAGCCGGGCAGCGAGACAGTGACTGGCAACACGCCGGTCGATCCGAACGGCAGTGTCCAGATCGATCTGTCCGCGCTCGTATCGGGCCAATATGACACGATCCGCATCGATACGCCGCCCGCGCACGGCACGGTGACGTTGCAGAGCACCGGCGCCGGTAGTGCCGGCTCGGGAACCCGGGCGCTTGCCGTCGCGACAGTGATCGCAACCTACACGCCGGCGGTCGGCTATGTGGGAACCGACAGCTTCACCTTCGTGGCGGTCGGGCCAGGCGGGACTTCCTCCCCGGCTGCCGTGACGGTCGAGGTCGTCGGTGCAGCGCCGGTGGCGAGCCCCCACAGCGCAGCGACCGGCGATGGCCAGACGGTATCGGTGGACCTCACCGCGGGCGCCGCAAACGGGCCGTTCACTGCGGCGAACATTGTGGCCGTCACCCCGGCAGCGGCGGCGACCGCTACGATCGTGACGACCGGATCCGGCTCGACCCAAGGCTATCGCCTCGACGTCACCGCCGCCAATCGCTTCGGCGGCACGATCAGCGTGCAGTATACGCTGAGCAACGCCTATGGGACTTCGGCTCCCGCAACGGTGACGGTGACGGTGAGTGCGCGGCCCGATCCGACCACCGATCCGAACGTCCGCGGAATCAGCGACGCGCAGGCGGAGGCGACTCGGCGTTTCGCCCGCAGCCAGGTCTCGAATTTCATGCGGCGCACCGAGCAGCTGCACAACGGCGGCGGCTCGGGCGGCTCAGCAATGGGCGTGACGCTCAATTCCCGCGATGGAGGGGCTTTCCCCCAGGCGATGCCCGGCACCGACGATTCCGCGCTCGCGATCACACAGCGAATGCGGATGAGCGAGGAGGATCCGGCGATCGGCGCCTATCTGAACAGTCCCGCCGGCCGCTACGATCGAGGCGGAATGCTCAACCGACCGGACAGTCTTCTGGGCACATCCTCGGTGGGTGTCGCTCCGGCGGAATCGAACGGCCAAGCGGGCGAGGAGCCTGGCTATGGCGCCGATGCCGGCCCCGGCGACGGGCGGCGCCAGCCGGGTTCGGTCGCGGTGTGGAGCGGCGGAGCCATCGATATCGGAACGCAGGATGCGACGCGCGACCGCTCGAAGATCACGGCGACCACGACGGGATTGAGCGGCGGCGCCGATATCATGCTGGCCGAGGGAGCGGTGCTCGGCATCGGCGGCGGCTATGGCAATGACGTCAGCTGGATCGGCGGATCGGCGGCGCGCGTCCGCAGCCAGAGCAGCCTGTTCGCGGCCTATGCCAGCCTGACGCCGTTCGAGGGCGCATTCGTGGACGGCATGGCCGGCGTGGGCGATCTCAGCTTCTCGACCCGGCGGACGGTCGAGGAG